The Apus apus isolate bApuApu2 chromosome 1, bApuApu2.pri.cur, whole genome shotgun sequence nucleotide sequence TATTTCAAATTGTGTCTAATGCCAGAAAGCTTTAATTTCATCAAGAAATCCCAGTGCTAGAGCAGGCATGCAAGAATAcagtaaaaaggaaacagaggtGCTAGTGCCGCTGCCCTTTTTCTGAGATAACCTAAACATTAATTGATGCCATTCAGAATTCCACAAAGGAGTCTTTTGCAGCAGTATTCCAGGAGAGCCCCActtaacagtaaaaataattaaacatctATCTCCCTACTGACATAGCTCCATATGTGTACAGCCTTCAAAGGTAGATGACTAAAATGCAGTGATGAGCCATTTCCTCCGGTGCCAGCGAATGTGCCCAACGTATGGATATTCCTCTCTCTGTGAGAGGCCAACGCCACCACTGATCAAACGTACACCCGACTGAGCACACCCGTGTGTACAGGGCACAGCAAGTAAGGGCTGTGGGGTTTCTATAAAAAAGGACAGCAGGAAGCAGACTGCTGGGTGACAGGACAATTCATCCAGCTTGATATCCAACCACCTGCTTTCCTGTGCTCTCATTTAAAAGGTGAGCATAGTGCCTATCGGACTCAGTGGAAGGACACACAGTACAGAGCCAACCCAAATGCAACAGGTTGGCCATTCTCTCTCAAGTTGTTAAATAAATACCTAACTATTATACAGTACTGGTTTGAATGtgctagagggaagggatgccacacaagggaccttggcaggcttgaggagtgggcccatgtgaaccttgttaagttcaacaaggccaagtgcaaggtcctgcacgcAGATCAGGGCAATCCTcagtatcaatacaggctgTGGGATGAATGggttgagagcagccctgtggagaaagAGACATGAGCCTGCAacatgcacttgcagcccagaaagccagtcCTATCTGAGGACACACAAGaaggaggctgggggaggtaattctctgctccactctgcgagaccccacctggactactgcgtccagctctggggtccccaacagAGGAAAGACACAGGCCTGTTAGAgtgggtgcagagaagggaCACAAAAATAGGGGCCTCCCATTTGGGAGGGCTGGGAACACCTGTCCtagaagaaaggctgagagagttggggttgttcagcccagagaagtcaagtctccagagagaccttattgTGGTCTTTCAGTAAACGAAGAAGGCTTGTAAGAGAGAGACCTTTTATCAAGGCCTGTAGCCGCAACACAAGGTCACCTTGTAGATTTaaattaggtattaggaagaaactctttcctgtgagggtagtgagacactggaacaggccacccagagaagctgtggatgccccatcactggaagtgttcaagagcaggtcTGAtgaagctctgagcaacctggcctagtgggaggtgtccctgcccatgcaggggggttggaactaggtgaaCCCCGAATGTCCTTTCCAaaccaaagcattctatgactctatgttAGTGTTTCATATTTATGTAGTTCTCAACACCTCAACACCCCTAGCACAGAAAGAGGTAAATAATAAGTTACATTTCAGCTGTGAAAGAGCAGTGACATTGTGAAGCTGGGTCTCCACCAAGACACAAAAGCTACATTAAGGTCTATCCTCATATGGGTTAATAAAACATATATTGGTTTTGGCCCAAATACATCCTACTCCATGGACAGGAAACTCTGATGAAGACAGATGCTTTCAGCTGACTTTCTTACCTGAATAAAGGTACAATACTCACTCTCCTGGTTTAAACTTTTACATCCACATATTTCACAGCAAGGAAATAGGTAAACCCTCATGCACTAGCTGTCCTTCAATGCCCTTCCTACAATCTGTCTCCTCCCCTTTTCCAAGGGCAGACAGGCTCTCCCACTGTTCTCAGGGAACATTTCTCACTCGTGTCCACtaaacagaaatacaagaaTGCTTGCAAAAACAAACTGGTGACCGAAGAACTAACAAGGACAGTTATATtcattgtaaaaataattcttggTAGACGCTAGCGCATAGGTTAAAACAAGTAGTATATTATTCAGACAAACTAAGTGAATTTAAATCACGAGAACTGGAGCTCAAATTTTTCACCTGAAAATCAGTTTCTGTCTCCCAAAAATGATGtgatttcattttaacaaaatactAAAGCAGttgcaagaaaatacaaaaaaaaaacctgcacagaGAAAAGCTGCACATGGGCCCTTGAATACCGGAAACTTCTGTTTCCAAATAAGTAATAATAGACGTGAGGAAGAGATGTAAAGTCAAAATGAAAACCCTATTTTCCTTGAAGACAGCACCTTCCACAAACAACCAATCAGTATATGCTTTAAGCCTCATAATTTcccatatatatgcatatactATGCAGAGGTATTTGGCAGAGCCGCTGTAAGGTGCCGATGTGAACATTTCGATCAAGCCCACTGTAATTTTCTTAGAGAGGGCCTTCAGACCACTCATTTCAGTCATGACATGCAGTTTCACTTTCCCATACACCACATCACAATGCTGTATTGTCTAACTTTTAAGCAttacagaaagagagaaggagaaaagaaaggaactTCTaacttaaacaaaaaacaaggcTGTGTGGCAAAATTATTAAACAGGCAACTGCCTTACATGAATCTGTGTGATGCTCAGCCGCAGGACAACGCTGACTGCCGGCTACAGCCAGTATCCTTTAGGAGCGCTATTAAAGTTTGAAGACTTGAGCGAGGCAGGAAAAGATCAACCCTGCCATCATCTGCAGGCCTGTTCTTGCCCGTAAGAGCACACACGACGTGGATCAGCACTTACTGGATGGGCTCGGGCCACGACGGGGCAACGTGAGGCGGaaccccagagctgcagaggcCGGACGGTCAGCAGCCGTGAGGCTGAGGCCAGCGTGATTCAGAAAACGCTACACAAGTGGTTTCTGCAGGGCTTCACGTGCCGAGCCGACACCACCGCTCCCTCTCCCAGACGCGGCCCACGCCAACCTGAGGAGGACCGGACGGCGGCTGGCCACgctgcccccccacccctggcCCCCAGGCCGGCGGGGGTCGCagctgcggggcagggcggggcggggcgggcgggcacCCCGAGcccagcccccagggctgcGCGGGATGCCCGGGCACCGGGCTGGGCGAGGCGGGGGGGCCTCcgagcgcggggcggggcgggcagacccgccgctcccgccggggCAGGGGGGCCGCGGAGAGTCCCTCCGGAGCGGCGGGGAGAGGCgggagggggggagagggggaggcgGCTCCGGGCACCGCGGCGCGCGGGGGCCGTTGCAGGCAACCGGGCGCGCGCTGCCGCCGGCGCGGGGGTGGCACGGGGGTGGCACGGGGCCCCTCGCgacccgccccccccccccgccccgcgcgccccccggcccccgccgcggCAGGACACCGACGGCCGGACGTACCGCGGTCCTGGGCGAGACTCTTCCGCCTagcgggggcggggggcacGGGCCCGCGAGCGACGCGCCCGCCCGCCAATCAGCAGCCGGCGCCGCGCGTCAccgggggctggggcagcaccGGGCGCCCCGATTGGCCGAGGCGCCGCCCACGGCCGCGCGCTGAGGGAGGGGCCGGCgcaggccccgcccctccccccccccaccggGCGGGAGGCCCCGCTccgtcccgccccgcccggggcTCCTCGGGCCGCGCCCCCGCGGAGCCTGCCGGCCTTCGCGCTGCTTCCCCCGCCGCCTCACAGCCTGCCGAGCTCGCCGTTTGCAAGCAGGCGCCAGGCTGGAGCGAACGCACTTCACGCCAAGCTGCGGCCACGGCTCGGCGCTGTGCCTGGTGTCACGGAAGCAGACGGAATTCACGCGCCATCCTGGGTTCTTCTTTCGGATGGCCGGGAAGAGGCATCTGAGCTATTTATGTCGGACTTCACTTCCCAGCCAGCTTCGACACGGTCCCAGGGGTAACCGCACCACCTGTACACCACCCTCGTTAGCAGCCGGTTCTTCCTCCTCACGTTGCCACATCCCggagggagcagccctgcccagcaccacccACCCCGAGACCTGTCATGGCCTGGGAGAACCCAGAGGGTTTCTACACATTCTGGTAGCGCGATGGATGTGAATAGATATCTGCTTCCAGTGTGTTTTTGAACATGCCCGAAACAGACCAACTGACCCCAAATTCTTTACTCTCAATCAACTGTTTCCACACTTCTCACGCACAGGATTCCATTCTCTTTTTCCTGGCTTTCTGGCCTGTTTCTTGCCAGAGCACTGAAAAGAGCCAGACCAGCACCAGAGGAACCTTAGAAAAGAACCATCATCTCCTAAAATACAGACTATTGTCAATTACAAAAGATTTGATATCAACATTTTAGAGACACTAAGCCAAAACGCTGCAGTTGAATTAAATACTGAAGCTCATAACTGCCCAGCCTTGAAAATTCACTCAgataacacaaaaaaacagagccAGCCTGAAAAGTGGGAAGCAGACATTTAAGAgtggaaaaggataaaaaaagatATGAGGAAGGCATTTTGAAGAGATTGCTCAAGAACAATGGGGGCCCTAAGTAAGGAGAAGAGCATCACGAGAGAGGACTATAAAGATGCAACCAAATGGCAACAGTCTATTTAGTTTCTCATTAAAAGACAGTTAAGCTGTGAGCCCATGAAATCCTACACAAATTTAGAAGTTTTACCCAAAGCCATCTATTCAGCTCTTTATTTCCTCCAGTTTTATGGGTGCACTGTGTTCTACATGGCTTTTTCCATGGCCACATCCTTGGATAGGCTATTCCCCATTTCTGCACGGAAGTCTCACAAAATCTCTAAGACTTATAAGATGGTTTTGGCACATTCTGCTTTCTATCCTATGGCAAATAGGCTCCATCATGTCGAGCTGAGCCGCAGTGTTCTTTTGAAGCAGGTTCTCCTTTCTCACTTTATCTAGCCTAGAGAAGAGGCTACCCACTGCAGAGGATCAACAGGAATGGCAGTTTCTTACCTGTGATGCTCAGCACCATACCATAAAGGAAAAGTTTGTAACAAAACTCTTGTCTCAGTGTTCACTGACAAGGACCATAACCTGTTTTGAGTCATTCGTATGTGCCTACTCTCTCACCTCCACTTCTGCTAACACATGTGCCACCATCTTCTCACCCACATGTAGACCCATTACATGCCATTTGCTTTCCCCTAATCTCCTCTCTCATTTCCAGGCCCTTCCCATCACCACTCCCACTCGCCATGCATGCGCACACAGCTGTTTTCTTAACAGCTGATCTCAGCTGTAGGAAAGTAAATTGCATGGTTGCCAcatccagggaaaaaaaattggttgGGCAACAACTCTGATGGAGATCCCCTTTTCCCCCACTGGGGCAATTTCTCCTGCTAAGAATAAAGATTTACCACTTGCCTTTGTCCCTTACAGCATGCCATGCTCTTGCTTCTCCTGaattttattccttctcctcagagccttctctgtAACTCCACATGCATCCTGAAAGCTGTTACTACTCTGGAACAGAAAGATATATAGCAGGCCTCAACTTCTACAGCGTATGTAGAAACTCCTGCATTTATAGGAGAGCCTGAGATGTTATTTCAGACAGCCTACAGCTATATGTCTTTCCCTTTTACTGGAAAGTACCAATAGTGCTTGCAAGAAGCCACCAGACTGTTAGGCAAGAAATTCCTCACCCTGAGAAATACTGATACCTCTATTAATATATCCTGATTTTAAATATCAATAATATTTTGTCATCTAGATAAGCCTTTCAAGCCACAAGCCATACAGCAACTAGACCAACTCATAGGGTGTTCTGGGAATAAGCAACATGTATTTGTATGTGGAACCGGCAATGAGTTCATCCGTTTGAGGTCAGTAATAATGTAACAGTtatcaaaatagaaaaattccTTCTGAAGGCCATTCTCTCCTGGGTTTTTCTAATGTGTATGCAGTACCTGGTATGGCTTGTTCTAGAAGTACTGATTAAATACTGCTCTGAAGATTTTGAGCTCAGAGCAACAAAAATACAGATCAGCCTTGCAAAAATGTACTCCTCCAAACACctggggaaaaatgaaaatttaaattacttttttcatcATGATTGCCATCAATGTTGAAGAAGTGGATACTTGTGCCTGGCAATTTTTCATGGCAACAGTGTAAGGCTCATCTAAAGTGCAGCGCGCCAGGTTACATCTAGCCCATTTAAACCAAAGTAGTTTTAAAAGGAACATAAAAATCTGTTGGTATGCTGATTCATCCATTACAGCAACTTAAATATTTAAGCTGCTGATACTTAGCTCCATTGTGAGCCAAAGTGGATTTCATCAAAGCAGGATTTATTGCAATCTGGTTTCTATTTACTCTTGTGCAATGAATTTGATGTGCAATTAGCTCTTTTTAATCTGTCACTGGATTAGTTTAAACAGCAATTCAGATCCAGTTCCTGTAGATCATAATGCGAATCAAAACTTGATCTTTTTAAGAGTACTATGTCAAAGGATTTCCATAAAAGTatgtttaatttacattttcattaaaaggaaTAATACATGGCTAAGTCATTGAAATAAACAGACATTTATACGTCCAGCTGCTAAAACGAATAAGGAGCTTATGAGGTCAAAGTCTTCTGGTATCACCTGGTCTAACACCATGATCTGCCATGTAAcgtgatttttctttctgggcaTTTAAACTGGGGCTACTTATGTGGCAGATCAAGACCATTTTGTTCCCACTTCACCACTATACAGGACTTAACTCCTGTATCTGCAAGATACCCATTATTTCTTACTATCTTTGCAAACTTGGAGAACCACTGAAGGGTACATCAATTACTGGCTGGCCCAAGGGATCCATGCACCGCTGATGTGCCCCTGCCTCCTAGCTGAATCTCAGCAGAAAGGAACTAACAGCCATCAGCTAATCCTTTCAGCTAACACTAGGGCAGGGCACAGCACAACCATCCCAGTGGCATGACCCACAGGCAAGAGATTAGTCTACACATAATGCTGTTCTTTTTACTTTTGCCACCCTCACTCCTGAAAAAAGGTGCTAAGAGGCTGAGATTAGCCCTGTTTTCTAAAGCATGACAAACATCTTGCCATTATTACTTATTTACCATACCACAAAGGCTTGAAAGACCTATAGTGTTTACCAGTGTGTAACTTATATTCAATTATGTTACTAGACTACACAATACCCACTCACAAATGATACTTCAATAAATCCATTCTACCAACCAATATAAACAATATTCTGGAAGGAGCATGTGCAGTGTCACCTGCCCAAAAGCACATGCAATTAACCCAGATTCTGCCGGTGCTGGGGCATCTGCCAAAGGACAATGGCTGCAATCATCATCTATCTTTAATGTCTGAAACTACTGAATGGAAACTCCCCCTCTGGCATACCCAGAGCCTGTGGGACACCTTCCCACAGAGTGGTAAGGGCACAGCACAACTCTAGCAGAGGTGGAGACAGCAACAGCCACAGGGGCACAAGTGAGAAAGGGGGCCCACACAGACACTGATACATCCAGTGACACCTTTTCAAAGGCAGAGTCCTCCAGGAGAATCAGACTGGGAGAGCTGAGAGGCTACTAAAGATAAATCAGTTTTTGGCATCATGAAGATCTTCCCACCCTCCAAGCCACTGCCCAGAAACTTTAATAGTACAGCAATATTTCAGTAAGTTCTTTAATGTCAGTACTCTACAATATTAAAATGGTGcaattacttttgaaaattagTATTCCCATTTCTTCTCACCTCCAAAAAGCCGTGTGACTAGGGCACAGTTTTGGCCAGTCTTCCTCATTTGCTTGGATGCTTTCTGAGACCTCCTTGTATGTTAAACGCTAGACACAAAAATGGACTTCTACAGAATGTACAGTCCAAGTTCAGCACCCACAACTGCACATCAGACAACCCAATTCCTTTTAACTGATGTAACAGTGGACAGCtggattttacattttcagtgtaCCTGAAACTTCTGTAGTGCTACAAGTAATAAAGTGCATTCAAAATTTTGACAAGACAAATGAATTAGTATTATCTTATTTCAATGTAAGGTTTAACCACTTAAATAGAGAAGACTTCCACCCAAACCTTTtaacattttcctcttcatttttctttgtttctgaatCAGAAGCCTCTCTGTTCTCCATCAAGGCTTCGTAAGTCTTCTGTGCTCGatcaatttctttttctgcactgAAGTGCACCATTTGTCTGGTCAGAAGAGGAACAACTAAATTGAAGCTGTCAattcttttgtttaatttcctGATATCTTCTGTGAATTGCTCACAAATACGATTCCATTGCTTTTGCCTATATGGTGTCATTGGTCCTCCAAGATTACTTCTAGATGCCACTATATTCTTCCTTAACCGCTCAATAGTTTCCCGTATTTCTTTCTGCATCAGGATCCACTCCGGCTGGTACCCATTGTCTATCAGAATCCTGTTCAAGTTGTGAGTCATAGGGTCGATATGTGGACAGTCTGAAAACTTCTGCAAAGGTTTTCCTTTCCCACTGAGGTTGTCAAAGTCTCCTTTCGCCATCGATTCCTGGATGAGGTCCTCAACCAACCGTTCAACTGCCTGAGTTATTTTCACCTTTTTGCTCTCCCTCACATCTTTGGCTTTCATCAGGTCAGCCACAGCATACTGGCTTTCATGCCTCTGCTTCCGGTACTCCAGCACTTGTTCAGTAGCACGGTCTACTCGAAACTGCATGtattgcttttctctttggctTGGTGTTCCAAACCCAACACCTTCAAAACTCAAGTAGTGTCTATGCTGCGGTGCTTTTGGTTTGAACTggtcttcctcctcttcattaTTCTcgtttgatttctttttgtttgccACGTCACTGAGCACCACTCTGTATGCTTCCTCTACTTTCATAAATGCTTCGGAATCAGCTGTGGCCGAACCACTGTCTGGATGGTATTTTTTGGCAAGACTTCGATAAGAGTTTCTGACATCATCAAGGGAACAATCTTCCTCAAGTTCAAGAATTTTGTAAGACTCCTTGACGTTTCTTTTAGGTTTGTAACCTGACAACATTCTGTTGCCACAAATGTAGGGAAACGGCTTCAGGTTTCTTGGAATCATAGCTCGACGTACCATGAAACGATGCACCATGTTGTTAGCCAGCATGACCTAAAGCCACTTGGTATTTCTTCAGATGCAGCTACATTATAAACAATGACctataaacacatttttgtaaaaactgcgttaaatgtgctttttaaaagaacttaCTAAAGCCTTATCATTGACTTGTTAGATTATTTCAATAAATCCTTACAGAATTTCagaatatacatttttttcttttacagactAAAATTGTAATCTGCATTTCTTATTAATTACTACTGAAGTAGGagcattaaaatgtaaatgaaaattcATTTGCTGTATAGTTCTGTCCTGGTATAGCAACAGTAGCATAGttttttctgcactgcagaATTTCGAAAATGCCAAAGCTTTATTATCTTTCTGCAAACTCAGTGCAATGTGAACTGGAAATAAGCTTTCTGTTGAGCAGTAACTCTGCTGAAACaaatctctcccttttcctctacAGAGATACATTCAGCCATCAACTGAATTGTCTATTCACATGCATCAATGCCTCAAGATCTGTTACTGCCTGATCTGCTACCATTCCTGAAGGACTTCATTACAGTACCCTTTTGGTATTTCACAACAAGTGAAGTATCATTCAGATTACACAATCATTTAGATTAACTCTTGTATCCCAGCAGGGCACTCACACCCTAggacaatttctttttttttggtgtcagGTAAGGTTACAAACCTGGAACTCTGAACAGATCAATAGCAGACAGTGTCTCGTTCTGTCAGTAATAGCAGTGattcactggaacaggctgcccagagaggttgtggagtctcctctggagacactcaaaacccacctggatgcattcctgtgtgatgtgctctagatgaccctgctctggcaagggggttggactagatgatcttttgaggtcccttccaacccctaggattctatgattctatgattctataattcagAATGATtttgagaagcagcaaaaggaacACCTTTAGGAAATGACAACATCATTAAGTCTTCACATAAAATCAAAAGTAGAAAAACGTCATACAAACTGCACATACAATTTTCACATCAGCTAACATCTCTTTATTAATGAGCATCCTAAGACAAATGCTGCATACAGAGTGCTAAAGAGTCTCCTTTTGCAGATTCATCAGTGACCCCAACATACACCTCACTGACTTTcttcccaaacaaaacaaaataaattggTTGAATCAAGGTTAAGGAATAAATAGTGTTTATACATTCTGCATATACCAAATCGCCTTTCTGCATTACCCTGCctcagaagagacaaaaaaagatgTACTTGGGACTGGACGAAAGACTGGATCAACCCTGAATATTTTCAGCTGATTTTGATCCAGGCAATCTATTAAATCATCAGGTTGTGGTTATTATAATGTACcttactaatattttttttgtttgtttatgacACAGAACAGGGAATTCTCTCCGTTTAGGTGGTTGGCAAAGATAATTTAGTTCTGTATGGCCACAAACCCCCACATTGTTACTTCTAGAACGGAAAGATCAACAGATACACTCTTGAAATCCAACACCCCGACGGGAAGCAGACCTCCTCGTAATTCCGCAAACGTGATTTTAATGCACGTGTGCTTTAAAACAAAGCCGGTGTCAGACCGTGTGCACAGCGCTCGCCCCACGGCACCGAGGGGCGACGACGGCTGGAGGCCGGGGGGGGCGGTTACTCCTCGGCCGTTGGGATCCTGCTCTCCCCGCGGGGGCTGAGGACGGGAGACCCAGGGCCCACCTGCCCCGGCCCAAGGCGGGGCCCTCCGCCTGCTCCCCCGGGCCCGACGCGCCAGCCCGGCctcccgggggctgcggggacgCGAGAGGCGACCTGCCCCCCcggagggctgggctgcccccccggagggctgggctgccccCCCGGAGGGCCGGGGGGAGGCTGCCGGCGGCGCCACCCGCACCTTCTCCGCCCACAGTCCCGctgcccgccgcccccgcctcACCTGatccccgccgccgcccgcccttCTCCCCCTCCCGCGCAGCCCGCGGCGCCGAGAGGcgggggaggaaggggaaaggcgGTCCCTTCTGCCCTTCTTCGCTCAAGGACGTCtcctcccggcccggcccggcccggccggaCCCGCCACCCGCCGGCGGGGGGAGCCCGAGGCCCGcgcggccggggcggggagcACGCGGCTCGGCGGCGCGTGCGCAgtgcggggtgggggggtgcggggtgggggggggagagacccggccgcgccgcccaagatggcggcggggTTGTCGTGGCAACGGGCCGAGGTGGAGGGTGTCGGGGAGCCCGGCCCGGGAGGGGAGAGGCTGGCCTGGCTCCTGGcggggctgcctgccctgcagcgTTCAGCCAGGCCGGCGCCAGGTCTTTCCCAGCGCCCTCGTCTGCAGCACGGTTTGTATAAAGCTGTGGGTGCCTCCCGGCAGCCTCGTGGGCGGCGGGGTGAGCTGGCGTTGGTGTGAAACAGAAGTTCGGAGCTT carries:
- the DNAJC28 gene encoding dnaJ homolog subfamily C member 28, with the translated sequence MLANNMVHRFMVRRAMIPRNLKPFPYICGNRMLSGYKPKRNVKESYKILELEEDCSLDDVRNSYRSLAKKYHPDSGSATADSEAFMKVEEAYRVVLSDVANKKKSNENNEEEEDQFKPKAPQHRHYLSFEGVGFGTPSQREKQYMQFRVDRATEQVLEYRKQRHESQYAVADLMKAKDVRESKKVKITQAVERLVEDLIQESMAKGDFDNLSGKGKPLQKFSDCPHIDPMTHNLNRILIDNGYQPEWILMQKEIRETIERLRKNIVASRSNLGGPMTPYRQKQWNRICEQFTEDIRKLNKRIDSFNLVVPLLTRQMVHFSAEKEIDRAQKTYEALMENREASDSETKKNEEENVKRFGWKSSLFKWLNLTLK